A section of the Macadamia integrifolia cultivar HAES 741 chromosome 9, SCU_Mint_v3, whole genome shotgun sequence genome encodes:
- the LOC122089775 gene encoding uncharacterized protein LOC122089775 encodes MVAQHGPDGHTEQAIYYLSKKFTDYETRYTTLDKTCAALVWATRRLRHYMLTYSVFLVSRMDPIKYLFEKPALTGRLAHWLLLLVEFDIVYVTQKSIKGSFITKHLSTHPVVDTRPLNDIFPDKDVVSIEVEDEVGIWQMFFDGATNHKGCRVGVLLITPEGLNLPMAYRLDFECTNNMAEYESCLMGLQAAISIRVKRLEVYGDSSIVRDNNKFADASMVDFGPGEQIQLFIIDRRDHPSHQGFINALTVDGRPWFSHIVDFIREGKYPADATQGDKRFLSRYATQFILHEDILYKRSFDGVQLGVWMKIKHKQSWSMYIRESVALI; translated from the exons ATGGTGGCTCAGCATGGTCCAGATGGGCATACAGAGCaagcaatttattaccttagtaagaagttcacaGACTATGAGACAAGGTACACAACCCTGGACAAGACTTGTGCAGCTTTGGTTTGGGCAACAAGGAGGTTGAGACATTACATGTTAACCTATTCAGTCTTTTTGGTATCcagaatggatcccatcaagtatCTTTTTGAGAAACCCGCATTGACAGGCAGATTAGCACATTGGTTATTGCTCTTAGTGGAGTTCGACATTGTGTATGTCACCCAGAAGTCCATCAAGGGTAGTTTCATCACTAAACACCTATCCACACATCCAGTTGTTGATACAAGGCCTTTAAATGACATATTTCCAGATAAAGATGTAGTTTCTATTGAGGTTGAAGATGAGGTTGGCATTTGGcaaatgttctttgatggagctaCCAATCACAAAGGTTGCAGAGTCGGAGTTCTACTTATAACTCCTGAAGGGTTGAACTTGCCCATGGCATATAGGTTGGACTTTGAGTGCACCAACAACATGGCTGAGTATGAATCTTGCCTCATGGGATTGCAAGCAGCCATCTCTATTAGGGTCAAAAGATTGGAAGTATATGGAGATTCGTCGATTGTC AGGGACAATAACAAGTTTGCCGATGCATCGATGGTTGATTTTGGTCCAGGTGAGCAAATACAACTATTCATTATAGATCGGAGAGATCATCCTTCACATCAAGGCTTCATCAATGCCCTAACAGTAGATGGTAGGCCTTGGTTTTcccatattgtggattttatcagagaGGGGAAGTACCCTGCAGATGCTACCCAAGGAGATAAAAGGTTCCTGAGTCGttatgccacccaattcataTTACATGAAGATATTTTATACAAGCGATCTTTTGATGGTGTACAATTGGgtgtgtggatgaagatcaagcacaAACAATCTTGGAGCATGTACATCAGGGAATCTGTGGccctcatatga